One Streptomyces sp. B21-105 genomic region harbors:
- a CDS encoding bifunctional serine/threonine-protein kinase/ABC transporter substrate-binding protein translates to MEPLRTGDPSRLGRYRLLRRLGAGGMGVVFLARAPGGAIAAVKTVRAAYAEEPGFRARFRREAQAARQVHSPWVVPLLDADADAETPWLATSYVPGPSLSETVEVFGPLSVTSVRVLGIRLAEALEAVHAAGLVHRDVKPGNVLLAPDGPRLIDFGIARAPEATALTSSGVIVGSPGFLSPEQARARGGEIGPPSDVFSLACVLAFAATGVRPFGDGGAAGVLLRTVYEEPDPAAFPDALAPLLTSCLHKDPAARPDLARLRAELEVGVDAGPGGKAGWLPEPVARLISDRSAAVLALDAVEPTQVSAPASTVSPDAATMTAVRAAPSVAPGIRRRSFLRLGSTAGVLAAGGGGAWWWSTRSGTPTPATSGASARPELVVAFQGDLTGPAKDSGNAQLGGARLAVEQVNAQSVRPLRLKLVPYDDGGDPARAASLAGRLVKDAGVLAVLGPTGDACFLSTEAAYTKATMPVVTVSVDVGLTGRSFGYDQFRSHAALHVERTLLAAPCVRYLSNHVDARKVFLVDDRAQGDTAWELCDLARRALRKAGREAMLTSVPAGRLDYTALAASVLSAGADAVVCTGDAARTAGLASALTAAGFTGARMATEQAFGPGFLTAAGAAATGWVFATSFTDPAVRPSARAFAAAYRTRFGAAPGWYAAEAYDAVMFLAAVCAQDGTALRERGAIAHRLPEVTHTGITRTVKYSQGNGYNNDAMFLYEVTDGAFHYLGQYKEAAVS, encoded by the coding sequence ATGGAGCCGCTGCGCACCGGCGACCCGTCCCGGCTCGGCCGCTACCGACTGCTGCGGCGGCTGGGCGCCGGCGGCATGGGCGTCGTCTTCCTGGCCCGCGCGCCCGGCGGGGCGATCGCCGCGGTCAAGACGGTGCGTGCCGCGTACGCGGAGGAACCGGGATTCCGGGCCCGGTTCCGCCGCGAGGCGCAGGCCGCCCGGCAGGTGCACAGCCCCTGGGTGGTGCCGCTGCTGGATGCCGACGCCGACGCGGAGACGCCGTGGCTGGCGACCTCGTACGTGCCGGGCCCGTCGCTCTCCGAGACGGTGGAGGTCTTCGGACCGCTGTCCGTCACCTCCGTGCGGGTGCTGGGGATCCGGCTCGCCGAAGCCCTCGAAGCGGTCCACGCGGCGGGGCTCGTACACCGTGACGTGAAGCCGGGCAACGTGCTGCTGGCCCCGGACGGGCCGCGGCTCATCGACTTCGGCATCGCCCGCGCCCCGGAGGCCACGGCGCTCACCTCCAGCGGCGTCATCGTCGGCTCACCCGGCTTCCTCTCACCCGAGCAGGCACGGGCGCGCGGCGGGGAGATCGGCCCGCCCAGCGACGTGTTCTCGCTGGCGTGCGTGCTCGCTTTCGCCGCGACCGGGGTACGGCCCTTCGGCGACGGCGGGGCTGCGGGCGTGCTGCTGCGCACGGTCTACGAGGAGCCGGACCCGGCCGCGTTCCCGGACGCCCTGGCGCCCCTGCTGACATCCTGCCTGCACAAGGACCCGGCCGCCCGCCCCGACCTCGCCCGCCTGCGAGCGGAACTCGAGGTGGGCGTCGACGCCGGCCCGGGCGGAAAGGCTGGGTGGCTGCCCGAGCCGGTCGCCCGCCTGATCAGCGACCGGTCCGCCGCCGTGCTCGCCCTCGACGCCGTCGAGCCGACCCAGGTGTCCGCGCCGGCGAGCACGGTGTCCCCGGACGCCGCGACGATGACAGCCGTCCGGGCCGCACCGTCCGTCGCACCCGGCATCCGCCGTCGCAGTTTCCTGCGCCTCGGATCGACGGCCGGGGTCCTGGCGGCCGGTGGCGGCGGAGCCTGGTGGTGGAGCACCCGCAGCGGTACGCCGACGCCGGCGACGTCCGGGGCGAGCGCGCGCCCCGAACTGGTCGTCGCGTTCCAGGGCGACCTGACCGGCCCCGCGAAGGACAGCGGGAACGCCCAGCTGGGCGGCGCCCGGCTGGCCGTCGAGCAGGTCAACGCCCAGAGCGTCCGTCCCCTTCGCCTGAAGCTGGTCCCGTACGACGACGGCGGCGACCCGGCCCGGGCCGCGAGCCTGGCCGGGCGGCTGGTGAAGGACGCCGGCGTCCTCGCGGTGCTGGGGCCCACCGGCGACGCGTGCTTCCTGAGCACCGAGGCGGCGTACACCAAGGCGACGATGCCCGTGGTCACCGTCTCGGTGGACGTCGGTCTCACCGGCAGGTCGTTCGGCTACGACCAGTTCCGCTCCCACGCGGCGCTGCACGTCGAGAGGACGCTCCTCGCCGCCCCCTGCGTCCGCTACCTCAGCAACCACGTCGACGCCCGCAAGGTGTTCCTGGTGGACGACCGCGCACAGGGCGACACCGCCTGGGAGCTGTGCGACCTGGCGCGGCGGGCACTACGAAAAGCGGGCCGGGAGGCCATGCTGACGAGCGTCCCCGCCGGGAGACTCGACTACACGGCGCTGGCCGCGTCGGTGCTGTCCGCGGGCGCGGACGCGGTCGTGTGCACGGGCGACGCGGCCCGGACCGCGGGACTGGCGTCCGCCTTGACAGCGGCCGGGTTCACCGGCGCCCGCATGGCGACGGAACAGGCCTTCGGCCCCGGATTCCTCACCGCCGCAGGGGCCGCCGCGACCGGCTGGGTCTTCGCGACCTCGTTCACCGACCCCGCCGTCCGCCCGTCCGCCCGCGCCTTCGCCGCCGCCTACCGCACCCGGTTCGGCGCCGCCCCCGGCTGGTACGCGGCCGAGGCCTACGACGCCGTGATGTTCCTGGCGGCGGTCTGCGCGCAGGACGGCACGGCTCTGAGAGAGCGCGGCGCGATCGCCCACCGGCTGCCCGAGGTCACGCACACCGGGATCACCCGCACCGTCAAGTACAGCCAGGGGAACGGCTACAACAACGACGCGATGTTCCTCTACGAGGTCACCGACGGAGCGTTCCACTACCTCGGCCAGTACAAGGAGGCGGCGGTGTCGTGA
- a CDS encoding DNRLRE domain-containing protein → MSAPPRFLSPFVRTRTRLALTLGLVLAALTATLLPWWHPDDPSPPDARKASDARQAGIGPRDESAAQAEARRTRKPVLVDTATTAISQTWAQPDGQLRMKITATATRAKTANGTWAAIDNRLRRVQNAARGLGVQPVNPAQPVRFSSGTPGKGADRADRSFARSPLADGPQAQAQATVLAEVDVAGHTVAYTWPGQLPEPVLDGPRALYSEVLPGVDLLLVAREEGGFAQLLIVKNKEAAQSKALATVAYGLRSKTAVFRHDASASRIAVQDGSGQEIGSIATPFAWDSSGRDPELDAGQGTPRTSVATPADVLKLSGLSGVEPGAHSAPMPMQLAGDGTGAARLDLHAAQTGLFADPDVKYPVFVDPPLKTGWAGWTVAYKPYPNTSFWNGTNFSSGTSDARVGHENDTGGTARSFWRMKYDASLKGAAITSATFKVLNNHSWSCTDREFQLWTTGAISSGTTWNKQPSWSSEIQRKSFAHGWSSSSCPDEYEAFNVKTAAQKAADGGASSLTLGMRATSESDTQTWRKFQATSATLEVAYNRPPATPSSVSSVPGGTCNTTTAGATVGKTNLVLSAKSTDPDGNLKGLRFRFWKDGAATPAGTLVTSLSSGKGSLTIASSTLVDKGVYHWDVRAEDSNSPTAVSAYYPTSGNRCTVTVDGSGPPPPTVDSDTFPEATPDAQTWASVKFGTTGAVTFTSEGASKFRWSVEGNNPADLPATGGKATLPAFAPAHAGPNTLQVYAYDSTGNPSKRTDYTFFMPPRDNADGPMDTGGDNVPDLLIVDAAGNLRTCVGGENGDLYNCLAASYGADKQPDPQGHWFDPATGKAALIAHYQDTYPGDGSTDLFAVSPDGKFWLYPGDGYGSFDVTQRIDIRLPANAPAPSTWTQIKAVGDITGDKLPDLVLRSGAQFWTLSGYTGATFHTATLMNSDAWARRDIVNVADVSGDSTPDLLWRNLDNGNMYLRHGKPGTVAGSVDLASLKVAADSGTGKDEAYGTSWTEANVPTAIGIPDVSKDGIPDIWARLASDGYTRIYNPSRTNTNAAVKVVLTSNWNTVKAFG, encoded by the coding sequence GTGTCCGCGCCGCCTCGTTTCCTCAGCCCCTTCGTGCGCACGCGCACCAGGCTGGCTCTCACCCTCGGCCTCGTACTGGCCGCCCTCACCGCCACGCTGTTGCCGTGGTGGCACCCCGACGATCCCTCACCGCCTGATGCCCGAAAGGCGTCCGACGCCCGGCAGGCCGGCATCGGCCCGCGCGACGAGAGCGCCGCCCAGGCCGAGGCCCGGCGCACCCGCAAGCCGGTCCTCGTCGACACCGCCACCACCGCCATCTCCCAGACCTGGGCGCAGCCGGACGGCCAGCTGCGCATGAAGATCACCGCCACGGCGACGCGGGCGAAGACCGCGAACGGCACGTGGGCGGCGATCGACAACCGGCTGCGGCGGGTGCAGAACGCCGCCCGCGGCCTGGGCGTCCAGCCGGTCAACCCCGCCCAGCCGGTCCGCTTCTCCAGCGGCACCCCCGGCAAGGGCGCCGACCGCGCCGACCGCTCCTTCGCGCGCTCGCCGCTGGCCGACGGCCCGCAGGCGCAGGCGCAGGCGACGGTGCTGGCCGAGGTGGACGTCGCCGGGCACACCGTCGCCTACACCTGGCCCGGTCAGCTGCCCGAGCCGGTGCTCGACGGCCCCCGCGCCCTGTACTCCGAGGTGCTGCCGGGCGTCGACCTGCTCCTGGTCGCCCGGGAAGAGGGCGGCTTCGCCCAGCTCCTGATCGTCAAGAACAAGGAGGCCGCGCAGAGCAAGGCGCTGGCCACCGTGGCCTACGGGCTGCGCTCGAAGACGGCCGTCTTCCGCCACGACGCGAGCGCCAGCCGCATCGCGGTGCAGGACGGCTCCGGCCAGGAGATCGGCTCCATCGCGACCCCGTTCGCCTGGGACTCCAGCGGCCGCGACCCCGAGCTCGACGCGGGCCAGGGCACGCCGCGCACCTCGGTCGCCACGCCGGCCGACGTGCTGAAGCTGTCCGGCCTGAGCGGCGTCGAGCCCGGCGCGCACAGCGCCCCGATGCCCATGCAGCTCGCCGGCGACGGCACCGGCGCCGCCCGCCTCGACCTGCACGCCGCACAGACCGGCCTGTTCGCCGACCCGGACGTGAAGTACCCGGTGTTCGTCGACCCGCCGCTCAAGACCGGCTGGGCGGGGTGGACCGTGGCCTACAAGCCGTACCCCAACACCAGCTTCTGGAACGGCACCAACTTCTCCTCCGGCACCTCCGACGCCCGCGTGGGCCACGAGAACGACACCGGCGGCACCGCCCGCTCCTTCTGGCGGATGAAGTACGACGCCAGCCTCAAGGGCGCGGCCATCACCAGCGCCACCTTCAAGGTGCTCAACAACCATTCCTGGTCCTGCACCGACCGCGAGTTCCAGCTCTGGACGACCGGCGCGATCTCCTCCGGCACCACCTGGAACAAGCAGCCGAGCTGGTCCAGCGAGATCCAGCGCAAGTCCTTCGCACACGGCTGGTCCTCCAGCTCCTGCCCCGACGAATACGAAGCGTTCAACGTCAAGACCGCCGCCCAGAAGGCCGCCGACGGCGGCGCGTCGAGCCTCACCCTCGGCATGCGCGCCACCAGCGAGAGCGACACCCAGACCTGGCGCAAGTTCCAGGCGACCAGCGCCACGCTCGAAGTCGCCTACAACCGCCCGCCCGCCACCCCCTCCAGCGTCTCCAGCGTCCCCGGCGGCACCTGCAACACCACCACGGCCGGCGCCACCGTCGGCAAGACCAACCTGGTCCTGTCGGCGAAGTCCACCGACCCGGACGGAAACCTCAAGGGCCTGCGCTTCCGGTTCTGGAAGGACGGCGCGGCCACCCCGGCCGGCACCCTCGTCACCAGCCTGAGCAGCGGCAAGGGCAGCCTGACGATCGCCTCCAGCACCCTCGTCGACAAGGGCGTCTACCACTGGGACGTGCGCGCCGAGGACAGCAACTCCCCGACCGCGGTGTCCGCCTACTACCCGACCAGCGGCAACCGCTGCACCGTCACCGTCGACGGCTCCGGCCCGCCGCCGCCCACCGTGGACAGCGACACCTTCCCCGAGGCCACGCCCGACGCGCAGACCTGGGCGTCGGTCAAGTTCGGCACGACCGGGGCCGTCACCTTCACCTCCGAGGGCGCGTCGAAGTTCCGCTGGTCCGTCGAGGGCAACAACCCCGCCGACCTGCCCGCCACGGGCGGCAAGGCGACCCTGCCCGCGTTCGCCCCGGCCCACGCCGGGCCCAACACCCTCCAGGTCTACGCCTACGACTCCACCGGCAACCCCAGCAAGCGCACCGACTACACCTTCTTCATGCCTCCGCGGGACAACGCCGACGGCCCGATGGACACCGGCGGCGACAACGTCCCCGACCTGCTGATCGTCGACGCCGCGGGCAACCTGCGCACCTGCGTCGGTGGTGAGAACGGCGACCTGTACAACTGCCTCGCCGCCTCCTACGGCGCCGACAAGCAGCCGGACCCGCAGGGCCACTGGTTCGACCCGGCCACCGGCAAGGCGGCCCTGATCGCCCACTACCAGGACACCTACCCCGGCGACGGCTCGACCGACCTGTTCGCGGTGTCCCCCGACGGCAAGTTCTGGCTCTACCCCGGCGACGGCTACGGCAGCTTCGACGTCACCCAGCGCATCGACATCCGCCTGCCCGCGAACGCGCCCGCGCCCTCGACCTGGACCCAGATCAAGGCCGTCGGCGACATCACCGGCGACAAGCTGCCCGACCTCGTCCTGCGGTCCGGCGCCCAGTTCTGGACGCTCTCCGGCTACACCGGCGCCACCTTCCACACGGCCACCCTCATGAACTCCGACGCCTGGGCCCGCCGCGACATCGTCAACGTCGCCGACGTCAGCGGCGACAGCACGCCCGACCTGCTGTGGCGCAACCTCGACAACGGCAACATGTACCTCCGCCATGGCAAGCCCGGCACCGTCGCCGGCAGCGTCGACCTGGCGTCCCTCAAGGTGGCCGCCGATTCCGGCACCGGCAAGGACGAGGCGTACGGCACCAGTTGGACGGAGGCCAACGTGCCCACCGCCATCGGCATCCCCGACGTCAGCAAGGACGGCATCCCCGACATCTGGGCGCGCCTCGCCTCCGACGGCTACACCCGCATCTACAACCCCTCCCGCACCAACACCAACGCGGCCGTCAAGGTCGTCCTGACGAGCAACTGGAACACGGTCAAGGCCTTCGGCTGA
- a CDS encoding DoxX family membrane protein: protein MTCYDRRDLGLLLLRLGTGGVLAAHGAQKLFGWFGGHGLEGTGQFMESVGYAPGKASATAAGLAEAGGGTLLALGLATPAAGAAAAGAMAGASAVHTPNGFFAASGGYEHAASLGLAAAGLAVAGPGRLSLDHALGHTVDRNWMVPAALGVTAAVTAVVVGLRNQRLRKREEGEQQALFEE, encoded by the coding sequence GTGACCTGTTACGACCGACGTGATCTCGGCCTGCTGCTGCTCCGGCTGGGCACCGGCGGAGTGCTGGCGGCGCACGGCGCGCAGAAGCTGTTCGGCTGGTTCGGCGGACACGGCCTGGAGGGTACCGGCCAGTTCATGGAGTCCGTCGGCTACGCGCCCGGCAAGGCGAGCGCCACCGCGGCGGGCCTCGCGGAGGCCGGCGGCGGCACGCTGCTGGCGCTGGGCCTCGCCACCCCGGCGGCAGGCGCCGCGGCCGCGGGCGCGATGGCGGGCGCGTCCGCCGTGCACACGCCGAACGGCTTCTTCGCGGCGAGCGGCGGCTACGAGCACGCCGCCTCCCTGGGCCTCGCCGCCGCGGGCCTCGCCGTCGCGGGACCGGGCCGACTCTCCCTCGACCACGCCCTCGGGCACACCGTCGACCGCAACTGGATGGTCCCGGCCGCGCTCGGCGTGACGGCGGCGGTCACGGCGGTGGTCGTGGGCCTGCGCAACCAGCGGCTGCGCAAGCGGGAGGAGGGCGAGCAGCAGGCACTGTTCGAGGAGTGA
- a CDS encoding FadR/GntR family transcriptional regulator, which translates to MVNAPGKFGPYSGWDTRVLAGRGPTGAELVRSRIALRVRLRSVLPGDRLPDAGVLAEELGISEITVRRALEVMCQDGLLDRRRGRAGGTFVAADWDAVVAVMYDADEAAALDSFHLLLECGLVAHTAGELPDGRLDGLRALVEEMDLTDDPARLLELETRFHLDLAEALGGAGIREFAADLLGKQCLLGPAPDPAVVRARNRCHLDLLDELGRGAMDPAVRAVKAHRHAEPDRPLGAEPNPSRSAEPN; encoded by the coding sequence GTGGTGAATGCACCGGGCAAGTTCGGCCCCTACAGCGGCTGGGACACACGCGTCCTGGCCGGCCGGGGCCCCACAGGAGCGGAACTCGTCCGGTCCCGGATCGCCCTGCGGGTGCGGCTGCGGTCCGTCTTGCCGGGGGACCGGCTGCCGGACGCGGGGGTCCTCGCCGAGGAGCTCGGGATCAGTGAGATCACCGTGCGACGCGCGCTGGAGGTCATGTGCCAGGACGGCCTGCTCGACCGCCGTCGGGGCCGGGCAGGCGGGACCTTCGTCGCCGCCGACTGGGACGCGGTCGTCGCCGTGATGTACGACGCCGACGAGGCGGCCGCCCTGGACTCCTTCCATCTGCTGCTCGAGTGCGGGCTCGTCGCGCACACCGCGGGCGAGCTGCCCGACGGCCGGCTCGACGGGCTGCGGGCGCTGGTCGAGGAGATGGACCTGACCGACGACCCGGCCCGGCTGCTCGAACTGGAGACCCGCTTCCACCTCGACCTCGCGGAGGCCCTCGGCGGCGCCGGGATCAGGGAGTTCGCCGCCGACCTGCTCGGCAAGCAGTGCCTGCTGGGGCCCGCGCCGGACCCCGCGGTCGTACGGGCTCGCAACCGCTGCCACCTGGACCTGCTCGACGAACTCGGCCGCGGCGCGATGGACCCGGCGGTGCGAGCGGTGAAGGCACACCGGCACGCCGAACCGGACCGACCTCTCGGAGCCGAACCGAACCCGTCCCGCAGCGCCGAACCGAACTGA
- a CDS encoding SDR family oxidoreductase, which yields MDGKNTRIAVVTGAGSGVGRAVAGELLRAGWSVALAGRRAEALAETAALTPQGTSLTVRTDVSRPKDVTALFAAVRERFGRLDLLFNNAGTFGPGGVPFEDLPYDAWRHVVDTNLNGAFLCAQAAYRQMKEQRPQGGRIINNGSVSAHTPRPLSAPYTATKHALTGLTKSLSLDGRAYGIAVGQIDIGNAATDMTARMGTGALQANGEIVPEPVMDVADVARTVRHMAELPLEANVQFATVLATAMPYVGRG from the coding sequence ATGGACGGGAAGAACACGAGGATCGCGGTGGTGACCGGCGCGGGATCCGGGGTCGGGCGGGCAGTGGCCGGCGAACTGCTGCGTGCGGGCTGGTCGGTGGCGCTGGCGGGACGGCGCGCCGAAGCCCTGGCGGAGACGGCCGCGCTGACGCCGCAGGGCACGAGTCTCACGGTGCGGACGGACGTCTCACGCCCGAAGGACGTGACGGCCCTCTTCGCCGCCGTGCGCGAGCGGTTCGGGCGACTGGACCTGCTGTTCAACAACGCGGGCACGTTCGGTCCGGGCGGTGTGCCGTTCGAGGACCTGCCCTACGACGCCTGGCGGCACGTCGTGGACACCAACCTCAACGGCGCGTTCCTGTGCGCGCAGGCGGCGTACCGGCAGATGAAGGAGCAGCGTCCGCAGGGCGGCCGGATCATCAACAACGGCTCGGTCTCGGCGCACACGCCGCGCCCGCTGTCCGCGCCGTACACGGCGACCAAGCACGCCCTCACCGGCCTGACCAAGTCCCTCTCGCTGGACGGCCGGGCGTACGGCATCGCCGTCGGGCAGATCGACATCGGCAACGCGGCGACGGACATGACGGCGCGGATGGGAACGGGCGCGCTGCAGGCCAACGGCGAGATCGTGCCGGAGCCGGTGATGGACGTCGCCGATGTGGCCCGCACGGTGCGGCACATGGCGGAGCTGCCGCTGGAGGCCAACGTGCAGTTCGCCACGGTGCTGGCGACGGCGATGCCCTATGTGGGACGGGGCTGA
- a CDS encoding nuclear transport factor 2 family protein yields MAIQIDRLSDPAVRAFVAAVNAHDEEAFHRLLTPDATMSDDGSDRDLGEWVDREIFSSHGHLDVTRESDGGRALVADYRNDTWGEMRTRWSFVVADDGRISRFETGQA; encoded by the coding sequence ATGGCGATCCAGATCGACAGACTCAGCGACCCGGCGGTCAGGGCCTTCGTCGCCGCCGTCAACGCCCATGACGAGGAGGCCTTCCACCGCCTCCTCACGCCCGACGCGACCATGTCGGACGACGGCTCCGACCGCGACCTCGGTGAGTGGGTCGACCGGGAGATCTTCTCCTCCCACGGGCACCTGGACGTCACCAGGGAGTCGGACGGCGGCCGCGCCCTCGTCGCCGACTACCGCAACGACACCTGGGGCGAGATGCGCACCCGGTGGAGTTTCGTCGTCGCGGACGACGGCCGCATCTCCCGGTTCGAAACGGGTCAGGCGTAG
- a CDS encoding MazG-like family protein, with amino-acid sequence MPQSRPEPEPLSPPSQPGPADLWATVDALQAWLDAGRVHDGLEGLLLRVLKLSEEVGEVAQAVIGATGQNPRKGVTHGWDDVQSELCDVIITALVALRTLTPDAPTVFAGHLARVAERSLGCAGDHRPT; translated from the coding sequence ATGCCCCAGTCCCGGCCCGAGCCCGAGCCCTTGTCCCCGCCCTCTCAGCCCGGCCCGGCCGACCTCTGGGCCACCGTCGACGCCCTCCAGGCCTGGCTGGACGCCGGGCGCGTGCACGACGGTCTCGAGGGACTGCTGCTGCGTGTGCTGAAGCTGTCGGAGGAGGTCGGCGAAGTCGCCCAGGCGGTCATCGGCGCGACCGGACAGAACCCGCGCAAGGGCGTGACCCACGGGTGGGACGACGTCCAGAGCGAGCTGTGCGATGTGATCATCACGGCGCTGGTCGCGCTGCGCACCCTGACCCCGGACGCGCCGACGGTGTTCGCGGGGCACCTGGCGCGGGTGGCGGAACGGTCCCTGGGATGCGCGGGCGACCACCGGCCGACGTGA
- a CDS encoding APC family permease, producing the protein MTESGSAGSPKASRRADGTPQRLRGGVLGMADIAAATMANVGPAMSFFFGFAFLATTAGVASPLTIMAAGAAVALFGNTLAEFSRAHPSAGSFTTFVGKTFGPVSAVTTALLAGVGYIIAMASVIAISGGFMQITLHHYTGVDLPWIIWTVLLTGLAVVLMLRGIVVSTKWAGYFFGVEMLVLVVVSVAALFEHRGDLSVAPFLPSHLTHGVRGLAAGFPLAVYLFIGWENSAALAEETENPRRNVGRAVFSSVAIMTVSYILFSYATVTGFGYDVQRLGDSRIPFIDVAQHTLGALALLAYVGGLTSTLGVLIAGINSQARLVFNAGREGLLPSFFGYVHPTRRTPNNAIVTFAATALLIIVGWGLGHVLGADGGQMNPVVFFAESSSLGAILILLVYLASNIALPLYYRRYRPQEFRIVRHVVLPAAGALAVLVPLYYLAKPGQPAPYSWFPYAALGTLVAAVCYATLLVRRDPGLAERVGSVVADAE; encoded by the coding sequence ATGACCGAGTCCGGATCCGCCGGATCGCCGAAGGCGTCGCGCCGCGCCGACGGCACGCCCCAGCGCCTGCGCGGCGGCGTCCTCGGCATGGCGGACATCGCCGCGGCCACGATGGCCAACGTCGGCCCGGCCATGAGCTTCTTCTTCGGCTTCGCCTTCCTCGCCACCACGGCGGGCGTGGCCTCCCCGCTGACCATCATGGCGGCGGGCGCGGCGGTCGCACTGTTCGGCAACACGCTGGCCGAGTTCTCCCGGGCGCACCCCTCGGCGGGCAGCTTCACCACCTTCGTCGGCAAGACCTTCGGGCCGGTCAGCGCGGTGACCACGGCGCTGCTCGCCGGAGTCGGCTACATCATCGCGATGGCCTCCGTCATCGCGATCTCCGGCGGGTTCATGCAGATCACCCTGCACCACTACACCGGCGTCGACCTGCCGTGGATCATCTGGACGGTGCTGCTGACCGGGCTGGCGGTGGTGCTGATGCTGCGCGGGATCGTGGTGTCCACCAAGTGGGCCGGATACTTCTTCGGCGTCGAGATGCTCGTGCTGGTCGTGGTCTCGGTCGCGGCACTCTTCGAGCACCGGGGCGACCTCTCCGTCGCTCCGTTCCTGCCCTCCCACCTCACCCACGGCGTCAGGGGTCTCGCGGCGGGTTTCCCGCTGGCGGTGTACCTGTTCATCGGCTGGGAGAACTCGGCGGCGCTGGCCGAGGAGACGGAGAACCCGCGGCGCAACGTCGGCCGCGCCGTGTTCTCCTCCGTCGCGATCATGACGGTGAGCTACATCCTCTTCTCCTACGCCACGGTCACCGGCTTCGGCTACGACGTGCAGCGGCTCGGAGACTCCCGGATCCCCTTCATCGACGTCGCCCAGCACACGCTGGGGGCGCTCGCCCTCCTCGCCTACGTCGGCGGCCTGACCTCCACGCTCGGCGTGCTGATCGCGGGCATCAACTCCCAGGCCAGGCTGGTCTTCAACGCCGGACGCGAGGGGCTGCTCCCGTCCTTCTTCGGCTATGTGCACCCCACGCGCCGTACGCCGAACAACGCGATCGTCACCTTCGCCGCGACCGCGCTGCTGATCATCGTCGGCTGGGGTCTGGGGCATGTGCTCGGAGCGGACGGCGGTCAGATGAACCCGGTGGTGTTCTTCGCCGAGTCGTCGAGCCTGGGCGCCATCCTGATCCTGCTGGTCTACCTCGCGTCCAACATCGCGCTGCCGCTGTACTACCGCAGGTACCGTCCGCAGGAGTTCCGGATCGTGCGGCACGTGGTGCTGCCCGCGGCCGGCGCCCTGGCCGTACTGGTCCCGCTGTACTACCTCGCCAAGCCGGGACAGCCCGCCCCGTACAGCTGGTTCCCGTACGCGGCTCTGGGCACCCTCGTCGCGGCCGTCTGCTACGCGACGCTCCTGGTCCGACGCGATCCGGGCCTTGCCGAACGGGTGGGCTCGGTCGTCGCCGACGCGGAGTGA